One region of Streptomyces leeuwenhoekii genomic DNA includes:
- a CDS encoding roadblock/LC7 domain-containing protein: MTAPSTFGLSSEARNLHWLLTNLVEEVPGILSVAVVSSDGLLLLSSDPGQQNAARQAQGERRTGPRGSSADLATIVSGIGSLTVGAARLMDYGGVKHTMVAMDEGSLFVMSISDGSLLGVHGSADCDMSVVAYHMALFVGRAGHVLTPELRSELRKSLESESMGSAR, encoded by the coding sequence TTGACCGCGCCCAGTACCTTCGGACTGAGCAGTGAAGCCCGCAATCTCCACTGGCTGCTGACCAATCTCGTCGAGGAGGTGCCCGGCATCCTCTCGGTGGCGGTGGTCTCCTCCGACGGCCTGCTGCTGCTCTCGTCCGACCCCGGCCAGCAGAACGCGGCCCGCCAGGCACAGGGGGAGCGGCGCACCGGTCCGCGCGGCTCCTCCGCCGACCTCGCCACCATCGTCTCCGGCATCGGCAGCCTGACCGTCGGCGCCGCCCGGCTGATGGACTACGGCGGGGTCAAGCACACCATGGTGGCCATGGACGAGGGCAGCCTGTTCGTGATGTCGATCAGCGACGGTTCGCTGCTCGGCGTCCACGGCTCCGCGGACTGCGACATGAGCGTCGTCGCGTACCACATGGCGCTGTTCGTCGGCCGGGCCGGCCACGTCCTGACGCCCGAACTCCGCAGCGAGCTCCGCAAGTCCCTGGAGTCCGAGTCGATGGGGAGTGCCCGATGA
- a CDS encoding TetR/AcrR family transcriptional regulator produces MTPQAPTPAYRRLSVEERRSQLLDAALSLFAHRPPEEISLDDVAERAGVSRPLVYRYFPGGKQQLYEAALRSAADELRLCFDEPREGPLLARLSRALDRYLAFVGQHDAGFSALLRGGSVAETSRTSAIVDGVRRAAAEHIMSHLGVADPGPRLRMTVRMWITAVEAASLIWLDEGKQPPAEELRDWLVEQFAATLSVTARRDPQTDALVQALAADA; encoded by the coding sequence ATGACCCCGCAGGCCCCCACCCCCGCCTATCGCAGGCTCAGCGTCGAGGAGCGCCGCAGTCAGCTCCTCGACGCCGCGCTCTCCCTCTTCGCCCACCGGCCGCCCGAGGAGATCTCGCTGGACGACGTGGCGGAGCGGGCGGGGGTCTCGCGGCCCCTGGTCTACCGGTACTTCCCCGGCGGCAAGCAGCAGCTCTACGAGGCCGCCCTGCGCTCGGCCGCCGACGAGCTGCGGCTCTGCTTCGACGAGCCCCGCGAGGGACCGCTGCTGGCCCGGCTCTCCCGCGCCCTCGACCGCTACCTGGCCTTCGTCGGCCAGCACGACGCCGGCTTCAGCGCCCTGCTGCGCGGCGGCAGCGTCGCCGAGACCTCACGGACCTCGGCCATCGTGGACGGGGTGCGCCGGGCCGCCGCCGAGCACATCATGAGCCACCTGGGCGTCGCCGACCCCGGCCCCCGGCTGCGGATGACCGTACGGATGTGGATCACGGCGGTGGAGGCCGCCTCCCTCATCTGGCTGGACGAGGGCAAGCAGCCGCCCGCCGAGGAGCTGCGGGACTGGCTGGTGGAGCAGTTCGCGGCCACGCTGTCGGTCACCGCGCGGCGCGACCCGCAGACGGACGCCCTGGTGCAGGCGCTCGCGGCGGACGCCTGA
- a CDS encoding FtsW/RodA/SpoVE family cell cycle protein, with the protein MTKAGPGITATAAADAPATAARLPRRRGVELSLLVLAVLLSVFGYCDVGLAQHGTIPPGAAGYGAGLGVLALLAHLAVRLRAPYADPLLLPIGVLLNGLGLVLIYRLDLETPGDRAAPTQLVWSTLGVALFIVVVLLLRDHRLLQRYAYVCVAAALVLLTVPILFPAVNGARIWIRIAGFSIQPGEFAKVLLAVFFAAYLAANRSALAYAGRRVWRLQLPTGRVLGPIVAVWLVSVGVLILERDLGTSLLFFGLFVVLLYVATGRTGWIAVGLLLAALGAVAVGRLEPHVHGRIEDWLHPFATIEAGQGAGQLAQSLFSFAAGGMTGTGLGLGHSVLIGFATKSDFILATAGEELGFAGLSAIFLLYALLVERGYRAGLLLRDPFGRLLAVGLASIVALQVFVIAGGVTGLIPLTGMAMPFLAQGGSSVVTNWAIVALLIRVSDCARRQYDGRVAP; encoded by the coding sequence ATGACGAAGGCCGGTCCCGGAATCACCGCGACAGCGGCGGCGGACGCGCCCGCCACCGCTGCCCGCCTCCCCCGGCGCCGTGGCGTCGAGCTCTCCCTGCTCGTCCTGGCCGTCCTGCTCAGCGTGTTCGGCTACTGCGACGTGGGCCTCGCCCAGCACGGCACCATCCCGCCCGGCGCCGCCGGTTACGGCGCCGGGCTCGGCGTGCTCGCGCTGCTCGCGCACCTCGCGGTGCGGCTGCGGGCGCCGTACGCCGATCCGCTGCTGCTGCCCATCGGCGTCCTGCTCAACGGGCTGGGGCTGGTGCTGATCTACCGGCTCGACCTGGAGACGCCGGGCGACCGGGCGGCCCCCACCCAGTTGGTGTGGTCGACGCTGGGCGTGGCGCTGTTCATCGTCGTCGTCCTGCTCCTGCGCGACCACCGCCTGCTCCAGCGCTACGCCTACGTCTGTGTCGCCGCCGCGCTGGTCCTGCTGACGGTGCCGATCCTGTTCCCGGCCGTGAACGGGGCGCGCATCTGGATCCGGATCGCCGGCTTCTCCATCCAGCCGGGCGAGTTCGCGAAGGTGCTGCTCGCGGTCTTCTTCGCCGCGTACCTCGCCGCCAACCGCAGCGCGCTCGCGTACGCGGGCCGCCGGGTGTGGCGGCTCCAGCTCCCCACCGGGCGGGTGCTCGGGCCGATCGTCGCGGTGTGGCTGGTGAGCGTGGGCGTGCTGATCCTGGAACGGGACCTCGGCACCTCGCTGCTGTTCTTCGGCCTGTTCGTCGTCCTGCTGTACGTGGCCACCGGCCGCACCGGCTGGATCGCCGTCGGTCTGCTGCTGGCCGCGCTGGGGGCCGTCGCGGTGGGCCGGCTGGAGCCGCATGTGCACGGCAGGATCGAGGACTGGCTGCACCCGTTCGCCACGATCGAGGCCGGGCAGGGCGCCGGCCAGTTGGCCCAGTCGCTGTTCTCGTTCGCGGCCGGCGGGATGACCGGGACGGGGCTGGGGCTCGGCCACTCCGTGCTCATCGGCTTCGCCACCAAGTCCGACTTCATCCTGGCCACCGCCGGGGAGGAGCTGGGCTTCGCCGGGCTGAGCGCCATCTTCCTGCTGTACGCGCTGCTCGTGGAGCGCGGCTACCGGGCGGGCCTGCTGCTGCGCGACCCCTTCGGCCGGCTGCTGGCGGTGGGGCTCGCCTCGATCGTGGCGCTCCAGGTGTTCGTCATCGCCGGCGGGGTCACCGGGCTGATCCCGCTGACCGGCATGGCGATGCCCTTCCTGGCGCAGGGCGGGTCGTCGGTCGTCACCAACTGGGCGATCGTGGCGCTGCTGATCCGGGTCAGCGACTGCGCCCGCCGCCAGTACGACGGGCGGGTGGCGCCGTGA
- a CDS encoding penicillin-binding transpeptidase domain-containing protein — MTRYIRHAAAFCVLLLAALLVNAARVQIVQAPSYDANPANRRPEIARYQQPRGDILVGGEPVTGSRDTSEHLRYERTYADGPLYAPVTGFASQEYGTTLLEHTEDGVLSGTDPMLVPFPLWHDSARGRGPGGDVVTTIDPAAQRAAYRGLGRRKGAVAAVEPSSGRILALVSTPSYDPGELSGNGAAATRTWARLNHHPDRPMLNRAVRQTYPPGSTFKVVTAAAALDARVVRDVDAPTRSPDPYTLPGTRTRLTNASRGCADASLRVAFERSCNTVFAKLGVDVGVARMAATARGFGFNDTDLRIPFSVARSTFDTSVDRAQLALSSIGQYNTRATPLQMAMVAAAVAGGGQVREPYLVERTVRAGGGTVAAAGSRPVRRAMFPSTAARLKQLMTDVVENGTGARAAIRGARVGGKTGTAQHGVGNSGVPYAWFVSWAQGHGDLEPKVAVAVVVEDAAADRADITGGGVAAPIARAVMEAVLAS; from the coding sequence GTGACCCGGTACATCCGGCATGCCGCCGCCTTCTGCGTCCTGCTGCTGGCCGCCCTGCTGGTGAACGCCGCCCGCGTGCAGATCGTGCAGGCCCCCTCCTACGACGCCAACCCCGCCAACCGCCGCCCGGAGATCGCCCGCTACCAGCAGCCGCGCGGCGACATCCTGGTCGGCGGGGAGCCGGTCACCGGCTCCCGGGACACCAGCGAGCACCTGCGCTACGAGCGGACCTACGCCGACGGCCCGCTGTACGCGCCGGTCACCGGCTTCGCCTCGCAGGAGTACGGCACCACGCTGCTGGAGCACACCGAGGACGGGGTGCTGTCGGGGACGGACCCGATGCTCGTCCCGTTCCCGCTGTGGCACGACTCCGCCCGCGGCCGCGGCCCCGGCGGGGACGTGGTGACCACGATCGACCCGGCCGCTCAGCGGGCGGCCTACCGGGGGCTGGGCCGGCGCAAGGGGGCGGTGGCGGCCGTCGAGCCCTCCTCCGGCCGCATCCTGGCGCTGGTGTCGACTCCGTCGTACGACCCCGGGGAGCTGTCCGGCAACGGCGCGGCGGCCACCCGCACCTGGGCCCGGCTGAACCACCACCCGGACCGGCCGATGCTGAACCGGGCGGTGCGGCAGACGTATCCGCCGGGCTCGACGTTCAAGGTGGTCACCGCGGCGGCGGCGCTGGACGCCCGGGTGGTGCGCGATGTGGACGCGCCCACCCGCTCCCCCGATCCGTACACCCTGCCCGGGACGCGGACCAGGCTGACCAACGCCTCCCGCGGCTGCGCCGACGCCTCGCTGCGGGTGGCGTTCGAACGGTCCTGCAACACGGTGTTCGCGAAACTGGGCGTGGACGTGGGCGTGGCCCGTATGGCGGCGACGGCGAGGGGCTTCGGCTTCAACGACACGGACCTGCGGATTCCGTTCTCCGTCGCGCGGAGCACCTTCGACACCTCCGTGGACCGGGCGCAGCTCGCGCTGTCGTCGATCGGGCAGTACAACACGCGGGCCACGCCGCTCCAGATGGCGATGGTGGCGGCGGCTGTGGCGGGCGGGGGGCAGGTGCGGGAGCCGTATCTGGTGGAGCGGACGGTGCGGGCGGGCGGCGGCACGGTGGCCGCGGCCGGGTCCCGGCCCGTGCGGCGGGCCATGTTCCCGTCGACCGCGGCGCGGCTGAAGCAGCTCATGACGGACGTGGTGGAGAACGGCACCGGCGCCAGGGCCGCCATCCGGGGCGCGCGGGTGGGCGGCAAGACCGGCACCGCCCAGCACGGCGTGGGCAACTCCGGGGTGCCCTACGCCTGGTTCGTCTCCTGGGCGCAGGGCCACGGGGACCTGGAGCCGAAGGTGGCGGTCGCGGTGGTGGTGGAGGACGCGGCGGCGGACCGCGCGGACATCACGGGCGGCGGGGTGGCGGCACCGATCGCGCGGGCGGTGATGGAGGCGGTCCTCGCCTCCTGA
- a CDS encoding DUF742 domain-containing protein, giving the protein MSSVQKKQQLPVRGADRKPARVRPYSLTGGRTRFGHVLLVETFVGTTAALEAADERKELTNGSLTTRVMPEMRAIVELCRRMRTVAEIAALLKMPLGVVRVLLSDLADQGKIRVYGTGTGHGTGRPNRVLLERVLSGLRRL; this is encoded by the coding sequence ATGAGCAGCGTGCAGAAGAAGCAGCAGCTTCCGGTGCGCGGCGCCGACCGCAAACCCGCCCGTGTACGTCCCTACTCGCTCACCGGCGGCCGGACCCGTTTCGGCCACGTCCTGCTCGTGGAGACGTTCGTGGGGACCACGGCCGCCCTCGAAGCGGCCGACGAGCGCAAGGAACTGACGAACGGTTCGCTCACCACCCGCGTGATGCCGGAGATGCGGGCCATCGTCGAACTGTGCCGCCGTATGCGTACGGTGGCCGAGATCGCCGCGCTGCTGAAGATGCCGCTCGGCGTGGTCCGCGTGCTCCTCAGCGATCTCGCGGACCAGGGAAAGATCCGTGTGTACGGAACCGGAACCGGCCACGGGACGGGCCGCCCGAACCGTGTGCTGCTGGAAAGGGTGCTGAGTGGACTCCGCCGTCTCTGA
- a CDS encoding GTP-binding protein, whose protein sequence is MDSAVSDAAAFGVSPLVEHDEPSQPWQTDRTRAPIATKIVVAGGFGVGKTTLVTSVSEITPLQTEALMTEASEDHDDLTATPDKVTTTVAMDFGRITLDDDLVLYLFGTPGQQRFWFMWDDLVRGAIGAVVMADTRRLKDCFPALDYFESCGLPYVVAVNHFDGSQMFEPEDVREALTIPRHVPVLIMDARRRISVIETLLALVGHALEETPE, encoded by the coding sequence GTGGACTCCGCCGTCTCTGACGCCGCCGCCTTCGGCGTCTCCCCACTCGTCGAGCACGACGAGCCGTCGCAGCCCTGGCAGACGGACCGCACCCGCGCCCCGATCGCCACGAAGATCGTGGTGGCGGGCGGCTTCGGTGTCGGCAAGACCACGCTCGTCACCTCCGTCTCGGAGATCACGCCTTTGCAGACCGAGGCGCTGATGACCGAGGCGAGCGAGGACCACGACGACCTGACCGCCACGCCGGACAAGGTCACCACCACGGTGGCCATGGACTTCGGCCGCATCACGCTCGACGACGACCTGGTGCTGTACCTGTTCGGCACGCCGGGCCAGCAGCGGTTCTGGTTCATGTGGGACGACCTGGTGCGCGGCGCGATCGGCGCCGTCGTCATGGCCGACACCCGCCGTCTGAAGGACTGCTTCCCGGCGCTGGACTACTTCGAGAGCTGCGGCCTGCCGTACGTCGTGGCGGTGAACCACTTCGACGGCAGCCAGATGTTCGAGCCGGAGGACGTACGGGAGGCGCTGACGATCCCGCGCCACGTACCCGTACTGATCATGGACGCGCGGCGCCGCATCTCGGTGATCGAGACCCTCCTGGCCCTCGTCGGCCACGCCCTCGAGGAGACCCCCGAGTAG
- a CDS encoding C40 family peptidase: MSGNVLRLVCTAAVAAGIVLAPPAPAPASADPAPGTRSVAALLTDLQRLYREAEKATELYNATEERLKRQRAEVRRLDAALARTRLSLHERREAAGLLARRQYQGHTDLSPYLRLLLARDPQHAVDQGQVIGRLARERAEAVARLTGSEREAGELARRARKALDDRLALAERRKKERDEVRRRLRDVEKLLASLSARQLAALAELEQRGIARAQERFLASGVLGDDAKPSAAGDRAVRFAVEQLGKPYVWGAEGPDAYDCSGLTSRAWARAGTAIPRTSQEQWARLERIELGELRPGDLVVYFPEATHVALYLGDGMVVQAPRPGARVKVSPIAANPVLGAVRPDPGGEPVRRYTPPRLPAGAAEGSHQGYAARYAPAAPETSIR, from the coding sequence GTGTCAGGAAACGTTCTGCGTCTAGTCTGCACCGCGGCGGTGGCCGCCGGGATCGTTCTCGCACCACCCGCGCCCGCTCCCGCCTCGGCCGACCCCGCGCCCGGAACGCGTTCCGTCGCCGCGCTGCTGACGGACCTTCAGCGGCTGTACCGGGAGGCCGAGAAGGCCACCGAGCTCTACAACGCGACCGAGGAGAGGCTGAAGAGGCAGCGCGCGGAGGTCCGGCGGCTGGACGCCGCGCTGGCCCGGACCCGGCTGTCCCTGCACGAGCGCCGGGAGGCGGCGGGGCTGCTGGCCCGCCGGCAGTACCAGGGCCACACCGACCTGTCCCCCTATCTGCGGCTGCTGCTGGCCCGCGACCCGCAGCACGCCGTCGACCAGGGGCAGGTGATCGGGCGGCTGGCGCGGGAGCGGGCCGAGGCCGTGGCGCGGCTGACCGGCAGCGAGCGCGAGGCCGGTGAGCTGGCCCGCCGGGCCCGCAAGGCCCTCGACGACCGGCTGGCCCTCGCCGAGCGGCGCAAGAAGGAGCGCGACGAGGTACGGCGGCGGTTGCGGGACGTCGAGAAGCTGCTCGCCTCCCTCAGCGCCCGGCAGCTCGCCGCCCTCGCCGAGCTGGAGCAGCGGGGGATCGCCCGGGCGCAGGAGCGGTTCCTGGCCTCCGGGGTGCTCGGCGACGACGCCAAGCCGTCCGCGGCGGGCGACCGCGCGGTGCGCTTCGCGGTGGAGCAGCTCGGGAAGCCGTACGTGTGGGGAGCCGAAGGGCCGGACGCCTACGACTGCTCGGGGCTGACCTCCCGGGCCTGGGCGCGGGCCGGTACGGCGATCCCGCGCACCAGCCAGGAGCAGTGGGCGCGGCTGGAGCGGATCGAGCTCGGCGAGCTGCGCCCCGGCGATCTGGTCGTCTACTTCCCCGAGGCCACCCATGTGGCGCTCTACCTCGGCGACGGGATGGTGGTGCAGGCGCCGCGCCCCGGGGCCCGCGTGAAGGTGTCGCCCATCGCGGCCAACCCGGTCCTGGGCGCGGTCCGGCCCGACCCCGGCGGGGAGCCCGTGCGGCGGTACACGCCGCCGAGGCTCCCCGCGGGGGCGGCCGAGGGGTCCCACCAGGGGTACGCGGCCCGTTACGCGCCCGCGGCCCCCGAGACCTCCATCAGGTAG
- a CDS encoding AurF N-oxygenase family protein produces MTTLTEADALEGLRDALGLLKDREQVAERLLDSSAKHSFDPDKELDWDAPFEEGKWFWPPELVSLYGTPLWKRMSEEQRILLSRHEAAALASLGIWFELILMQLLVRHIYDKAATSAHVRYALTEIEDECRHSKMFARLIQRGDTPWYPVSRVHQHLGRLFKTISTTPGSFTATLLGEEVLDWMQRLTFPDERVQPLIRGVTRIHVVEEARHVRYAREELRRQMVTAPKWSQEFTRVTSGEFARVFSVAFINPEVYTNVGLDKREAMAQVKASAHRREVMQTGAKRLTDFLDDIGVLRGVGRRLWRSSGLLA; encoded by the coding sequence ATGACGACCCTGACGGAAGCCGACGCGCTCGAAGGACTGCGCGACGCGCTCGGCCTGCTCAAGGACCGCGAGCAGGTGGCCGAGCGACTGCTCGACTCTTCCGCCAAGCACTCCTTCGACCCGGACAAGGAACTGGACTGGGACGCGCCCTTCGAGGAGGGCAAGTGGTTCTGGCCGCCGGAGCTGGTGTCGCTCTACGGCACCCCGCTGTGGAAGCGGATGAGCGAGGAGCAGCGGATCCTGCTGTCCCGGCACGAGGCGGCGGCGCTCGCCTCGCTCGGCATCTGGTTCGAGCTGATCCTCATGCAGCTCCTGGTGCGGCACATCTACGACAAGGCGGCGACGAGCGCCCACGTCCGGTACGCACTGACCGAGATCGAGGACGAGTGCCGGCACTCGAAGATGTTCGCCCGGCTGATCCAGCGCGGCGACACGCCGTGGTACCCCGTCAGCCGCGTCCACCAGCACCTGGGACGGCTGTTCAAGACGATCTCCACCACGCCCGGCTCCTTCACGGCCACGCTGCTCGGCGAGGAGGTCCTGGACTGGATGCAGCGGCTGACCTTCCCCGACGAGCGGGTCCAGCCGCTCATCCGGGGCGTCACGCGGATCCACGTGGTGGAGGAGGCCCGCCACGTCCGGTACGCCCGTGAGGAGCTGCGCCGGCAGATGGTGACGGCCCCGAAGTGGTCCCAGGAGTTCACCCGCGTCACCTCCGGCGAGTTCGCCCGGGTCTTCTCGGTCGCCTTCATCAACCCCGAGGTGTACACGAACGTGGGTCTCGACAAGCGGGAGGCGATGGCCCAGGTGAAGGCCAGCGCCCACCGCCGCGAGGTCATGCAGACCGGCGCGAAGCGGCTGACGGACTTCCTGGACGACATCGGCGTCCTGCGGGGCGTGGGCCGCCGCCTGTGGCGGTCGTCGGGGCTGCTCGCGTAG
- a CDS encoding ATP-binding protein: MRIRPGHLLPPWAGTLAAKAAAFITGMCCALAALLGVLVHVSVTHQTVDQARDRALQRLAEVTEDYEAGDTLRRGAGVDPPGLPAPLRKMAAGGERGTMVAVHRGRPTMWAAGPADGGRALAVGIDYSQQARTIDGLDRAILWSSALAIGATLLVGSFAVTRVTRRLHTTARVARRITAGDLDARVGDPRTKDADRPQDEVAAVAAALDSMAASLQGKLLAEQRFTADVAHELRTPLTGLHAAAELLPPGRPTELVRDRVAALRTLTEDLLEISRLDTGRERLDAETEQLGPLAERVVRAAGAAGAGTTEVRVVRDLSVETDRRRLERVLGNLVANAHRHGRAPVVLTVDGPVVTVRDHGDGYPEYLLAHGPQRFRTEGGSKGHGLGLTIALGQAEVLGARLEFANAPDGGAVATLTLPQRP; this comes from the coding sequence ATGAGGATCCGTCCCGGGCACCTGCTGCCCCCGTGGGCGGGCACGCTCGCGGCGAAGGCCGCCGCCTTCATCACCGGGATGTGCTGCGCACTCGCCGCCCTGCTCGGCGTGCTCGTCCATGTCTCGGTGACGCACCAGACCGTCGACCAGGCCCGCGACCGGGCGCTGCAACGGCTGGCGGAGGTGACCGAGGACTACGAGGCGGGGGACACGCTCCGGCGGGGCGCCGGCGTCGATCCGCCGGGACTGCCCGCGCCGCTGCGGAAGATGGCGGCGGGCGGCGAGCGGGGCACGATGGTCGCCGTGCACCGCGGGCGGCCCACGATGTGGGCGGCGGGCCCCGCCGACGGCGGCCGGGCCCTCGCCGTCGGGATCGACTACTCCCAGCAGGCCCGCACCATCGACGGGCTCGACCGGGCGATCCTCTGGTCGTCCGCACTGGCGATCGGGGCGACGCTGCTGGTGGGCTCGTTCGCGGTGACGCGGGTGACCAGGCGGCTGCACACCACGGCCCGGGTGGCGCGGCGGATCACCGCGGGGGACCTGGACGCACGGGTCGGCGACCCCCGTACCAAGGACGCGGACCGGCCGCAGGACGAGGTGGCGGCGGTCGCCGCGGCGCTGGACTCGATGGCGGCCTCCCTCCAGGGCAAGCTGCTCGCCGAGCAGCGGTTCACCGCGGACGTGGCGCACGAGCTGCGCACCCCGCTGACCGGGCTGCACGCGGCGGCGGAACTGCTGCCGCCCGGGCGGCCCACCGAGCTGGTCCGGGACCGGGTGGCCGCCCTGCGCACGCTCACCGAGGACCTGCTGGAGATCTCCCGGCTGGACACCGGGCGGGAGCGGCTGGACGCGGAGACCGAGCAGCTCGGGCCACTGGCCGAGCGGGTGGTGCGGGCGGCGGGGGCCGCGGGCGCCGGGACGACGGAGGTGAGGGTCGTCCGGGACCTGTCGGTGGAGACGGACCGGCGGCGGCTGGAGCGGGTGCTGGGCAATCTGGTCGCCAACGCGCACCGGCACGGGCGGGCTCCGGTGGTACTGACCGTGGACGGGCCGGTCGTCACCGTGCGGGATCACGGAGACGGCTATCCGGAGTACCTCCTGGCGCACGGGCCCCAGCGGTTCCGTACGGAGGGCGGGTCGAAGGGGCACGGGCTGGGACTGACGATCGCGCTCGGCCAGGCGGAGGTGCTCGGCGCGCGGCTGGAGTTCGCCAACGCGCCGGACGGCGGGGCGGTGGCCACGCTGACGCTGCCGCAGCGGCCCTGA
- a CDS encoding styrene monooxygenase/indole monooxygenase family protein — translation MRKILVVGAGQSGLQLALGLQSHGYEVTLMSNRTADEIRTGRVMSTQCMFHTALQHERDLKLNFWESQAPKIEGLGVSVAAPGSWAEGPAARAIDWVGKLDGYAQSVDQRVKMAGWMETFAQRGGQLVIHGAAVGDLDYFSRAYDLVLVSAGKGELVQMFARDPERSPYSEPQRALAVAYVHGMAPRPEHPDFDAVRCNLVPGVGELFIMPTYTLSGRADILFWEGIPGGPLDVFKDVKDPAEHLSLTLELMERYVPWEYARATKVELTDAGGTLAGRYAPTVRKPIGRLPGGGLVLGVADVVVANDPITGQGSNSASKCAAAYLASILEHGDKPFDGEWMQQTFDRYWETAQHVTKWTNTMLAPPPEHVLNLIGAAGQLQPVADRFANGFNNPADFENFFYDPQKTEGYLMEVSGAAGA, via the coding sequence ATGCGGAAGATACTCGTCGTCGGAGCCGGCCAGTCCGGTCTCCAGCTCGCCCTCGGCCTCCAGTCGCACGGGTACGAGGTCACCCTGATGTCCAACCGGACCGCGGACGAGATCCGCACCGGCCGGGTCATGTCGACGCAGTGCATGTTCCACACCGCCCTCCAGCACGAGCGCGACCTGAAGCTGAACTTCTGGGAGTCCCAGGCCCCGAAGATCGAAGGACTCGGTGTCTCGGTCGCCGCCCCCGGCTCCTGGGCGGAGGGCCCCGCCGCCCGCGCGATCGACTGGGTGGGCAAGCTCGACGGCTACGCCCAGTCCGTCGACCAGCGGGTGAAGATGGCCGGCTGGATGGAGACGTTCGCCCAGCGCGGCGGCCAGCTCGTCATCCACGGCGCCGCCGTCGGCGACCTGGACTACTTCTCCCGCGCCTACGACCTCGTCCTGGTCTCGGCCGGCAAGGGCGAGCTGGTGCAGATGTTCGCCCGCGACCCCGAGCGCTCCCCCTACAGCGAGCCGCAGCGCGCCCTGGCGGTGGCGTACGTCCACGGCATGGCCCCGCGCCCGGAGCACCCGGACTTCGACGCGGTCCGCTGCAACCTGGTGCCCGGCGTCGGCGAGCTGTTCATCATGCCGACCTACACCCTCTCCGGCCGGGCCGACATCCTGTTCTGGGAGGGCATACCCGGCGGCCCGCTCGACGTCTTCAAGGACGTCAAGGACCCGGCGGAGCACCTCTCCCTGACCCTGGAACTCATGGAGCGGTACGTCCCCTGGGAGTACGCGCGGGCCACCAAGGTCGAACTGACCGACGCCGGCGGCACCCTCGCCGGCCGCTACGCCCCCACCGTCCGCAAGCCGATCGGCCGGCTGCCCGGCGGCGGGCTGGTCCTGGGCGTCGCCGACGTGGTCGTGGCCAACGACCCGATCACCGGCCAGGGCTCCAACTCGGCGTCCAAGTGCGCCGCCGCCTACCTCGCCTCGATCCTGGAGCACGGCGACAAGCCGTTCGACGGGGAGTGGATGCAGCAGACCTTCGACCGCTACTGGGAGACGGCCCAGCACGTCACCAAGTGGACGAACACCATGCTCGCCCCGCCGCCGGAGCACGTCCTGAACCTGATCGGCGCCGCCGGCCAGCTCCAGCCCGTCGCGGACCGCTTCGCCAACGGCTTCAACAACCCGGCCGACTTCGAGAACTTCTTCTACGACCCGCAGAAGACCGAGGGCTACCTGATGGAGGTCTCGGGGGCCGCGGGCGCGTAA